The DNA window CAAGCCCGGCCGCGCCACGCTGGCCTCGCTGGTCGCGTTGGGCGGTGAGCGGTTCCGGATGGTGGTCGCCGAGGGCGAGGTGCTGGACTCCCAGCGGCTTCCGGCCCTGGAGATGCCCTACGGCCAGTTCCGCCCGGACTCGGGGATCCGTGACTGCATGGACGCTTGGCTGCGCAACGGGGGAACCCACCACATCGTGATGAACCTCGGCTCCGTGGCCGCGGAGTGGCGAGTGTTCTGCGAACTCACCGGAATCGAGTTCGTCCAGGTCTGACCCGGAGGGGATCGGCCCCTCCAACCGACAGCACGCAGGCACCACGAATCCACTCGCAGGGGCGGCGCTGCCCGGGGGACGCCGCCCCCTCACACCTCGAACACGCACGCGGTTCGGGGACGCAGCAGCGCACGACAGGCAGGAGAGTTGCCATGCGCGCTAGACAGGAACACACCCCCGGCCCGGGCGCCCGGAATCGGGCGCCGCGTCCTCCGGCAGCATCCTGCGGATGGAGCGGGTGCAGCCGCCACCACGACCCGGCGAACGGTGCGGCGGCGGTGCATCGCCGTCAACCACCGCACCGGCGACCCCGTGACTCCCGGCATCGGCCCGCGCGGGATGCGAGCCGAGGGCGCCACCGAGCGCCGCGCGCCACCCCGGCTTCCGGCTACAGGACGACCTCCTCGGCGTCGTGCAGCCCCCGGTGCCCGGACGGCCGCACACCGGCCGTCCCCGGTCCTGCCCCGACACGGTCCACACGACGCGGCATCACCGTGTAACCAGCGAAAGAGGTGTCTCACATGAGGATGAAACCAATCGGAGCGGCGCTGTTCGCGGTGTCGTTGACGATCCCGCTCGCCTCGTGCGGCGGTGTCGGCGACGCCGCACGCGACGCCGGGGAGAACGGCACGATCGGCATCTCCATGCCCACCCAGTCCTGGGAGCGCTGGGTGCGGGACGGCGACAACATGGTCGCCGAGCTGGAGGAGGCGGGCTACGGCACCGACCTGCAGTACGCCGAGGACGTGGTGGAGGACCAGGCCGCCCAGATCGAGAACATGATCACCAAGGACGTCGACGCCCTGGTCATCGCCGCTGTCGACGGTGAGTCGCTGACCGAGGTCCTGGACTCGGCCGCCGAGAACGACATCCCCGTCATCTCCTACGACCGGCTCATCCGCGGCACGGAGCACGTCGACTACTACGCGACCTTCGACAACTTCGAGGTGGGCGTGCTCCAGGGACGCTACATCGAAAAGGCTCTCGACCTGGAGAACGAGGAGGGGCCGTTCACCATAGAGCTGTTCGGCGGCTCCCCGGACGACAACAACTCCTACTTCTTCTACGACGGCGCCATGTCGGTGCTGGAGCCCTACATCGAGGACGGCGTTCTGAACGTCGTCAGCGGGCAGACGGAGATGGACCAGATCGCCACGATGCGCTGGGACGGCGCTGAAGCCCAGGAGCGCATGGACAACCTGCTCAGCGCGCACTACAGCGACAGGGACCTCGACGCCGTGCTGTCCCCCTTCGACGGGATCAGCACCGGGGTGATCTCCTCCCTCAAGGGGGTCGGCTACGGCGAGGAGGACAAGCCGCTCCCGGTGATCACCGGACAGGACGCG is part of the Haloactinospora alba genome and encodes:
- the chvE gene encoding multiple monosaccharide ABC transporter substrate-binding protein, producing the protein MRMKPIGAALFAVSLTIPLASCGGVGDAARDAGENGTIGISMPTQSWERWVRDGDNMVAELEEAGYGTDLQYAEDVVEDQAAQIENMITKDVDALVIAAVDGESLTEVLDSAAENDIPVISYDRLIRGTEHVDYYATFDNFEVGVLQGRYIEKALDLENEEGPFTIELFGGSPDDNNSYFFYDGAMSVLEPYIEDGVLNVVSGQTEMDQIATMRWDGAEAQERMDNLLSAHYSDRDLDAVLSPFDGISTGVISSLKGVGYGEEDKPLPVITGQDAEVASVKSIIAGEQTQTVFKDTRELAEVAAGMADAVVQGEEPEVNDTESYDNGERVVPAHLLEPVSVDADNYEEELVESGYYEESDLK